In Bombina bombina isolate aBomBom1 chromosome 6, aBomBom1.pri, whole genome shotgun sequence, a single genomic region encodes these proteins:
- the LOC128664835 gene encoding GATA zinc finger domain-containing protein 14-like, translating into MERDDDDYSKGLVYTYNRVNRTLRHNGQNRHSHNQEYYNEEKNNRSEKQIGGRRPPGPPYRDTNSPWTNTNSTPNTYNPNMSYHKTSTPSYQSHNNYANPRGHNQNQHYHKNREHPSTSNMYPPTFNTYQQHNEGASNSPGLNHHNTYKQQSHRNTMGCNDTDQRSQEHSIAHPNRYQVLHNLENTNGANGSTNTPQISSPFLGPGHLHQDPPVWQGHGGPSLPQRQKRPFGNEDLEVNPSPAKRKN; encoded by the coding sequence atggagAGAGATGATGATGATTACTCCAAGGGCTTAGTCTACACATATAACCGTGTCAATAGGACCTTAAGACACAACGGCCAGAACAGACACTCTCATAACCAAGAGTAttataatgaagaaaaaaacaataggAGTGAAAAACAGATTGGAGGTAGGAGACCCCCTGGTCCTCCCTACAGGGATACTAATTCCCCATGGACCAACACTAATTCCACCCCGAATACATATAACCCTAATATGTCATATCATAAAACTTCTACACCGAGTTACCAATCACACAACAATTATGCGAACCCAAGGGGACACAATCAAAACCAACACTATCATAAGAATAGGGAACATCCTTCCACCTCTAACATGTATCCACCCACATTCAACACTTACCAACAACATAATGAGGGAGCTTCTAATAGCCCAGGACTTAACCACCACAATACTTACAAGCAACAATCACATCGTAATACGATGGGATGTAATGATACTGACCAAAGATCACAGGAACACAGTATCGCACATCCCAACAGATATCAAGTCTTACACAACTTGGAGAATACAAATGGTGCAAATGGGAGTACTAACACCCCACAAATATCTTCTCCTTTTTTAGGGCCAGGTCACCTACATCAGGACCCTCCAGTATGGCAAGGCCATGGGGGCCCGTCCTTGCCCCAAAGACAAAAAAGACCATTCGGAAACGAGGATCTAGAGGTAAATCCATCACCCGCAAAAAGGAAAAACTAG